One segment of Chionomys nivalis chromosome 3, mChiNiv1.1, whole genome shotgun sequence DNA contains the following:
- the Kcne2 gene encoding potassium voltage-gated channel subfamily E member 2: MTTLANFTQTLEDVFRKVFITYMDNWRKNTTAEEQALQARVDAENFYYVILYLMVMIGMFSFIVVAILVSTVKSKRREHSQDPYHQYIVEDWQEKYKSQILHLEEPKATIHENTGATGFSGSP, from the coding sequence ATGACCACATTAGCCAATTTTACACAAACACTGGAGGATGTCTTCAGAAAGGTTTTCATTACTTATATGGATAACTGGAGGAAGAACACGACGGCCGAAGAGCAGGCGCTTCAGGCCAGAGTCGATGCTGAGAACTTCTACTACGTCATCCTGTACCTCATGGTGATGATTGGCATGTTCTCCTTCATCGTGGTGGCCATCCTGGTGAGCACGGTGAAGTCGAAGCGGCGGGAGCACTCCCAGGACCCCTACCACCAGTACATCGTGGAGGACTGGCAAGAGAAGTACAAAAGTCAGATCTTGCATCTGGAAGAACCCAAGGCCACCATTCATGAGAACACAGGGGCAACAGGGTTCTCAGGGTCGCCCTGA